The genomic interval GACTGGTGCGTCACCGACGCCACAACAGACGTTCGCCGAGGCGACGCTCACGCTCTCGACAGACCACGAGACGTATTCGATCGGCGGCTTCGACGCTCGCACCGAGGATATCGAAGCCACACGAATCGTCGTCACGGAGCTCCACGGATGAGACCGCTCGGCCATCCCTCGACGGGCGGATTCGGAACCCCCGCGGAGACTGCCGGGCCGACCGGAACCGATCGGCTGTGCTCGCGATGATGTCTTCCCCGGACATCTCGCTCTTCGAGACGCTCGCGGGGCAGACTGCTCTCGTGACCGGGTCGTCTCGGGGCATCGGCGCGGAGATCACGCGCCAACTGGCCGAACTGGGGGCCACGGTGTATGCGAGTGCCCGTACCCCGTCCGAGATCGATGTCGAGGCAGACAGCACCCTCGAACTGGACGTAACCGACGCCTCAGAGGTCGAGACAGCAGTCGGGACGATCGAGCGGGAGGCGGGGGAACTGGATATCCTCGTCAACAACGCCGGGATCCACGGGCCGGCGGGGCCGCTCGAAACGATCGGGCCCGAACCGATCGCGGAGACGTTCGGCGTGAATCTGGCCGGCCCCATCCGACTGGTACGGAACTCCCTCCCGCTGTTGACCCGCGCAGCGACTCCCCGGGTCGTCAACGTCGCCAGCGGGTCCGGGCAGTTCGCCGGCGAGATGGAGGCCAGCCATCTCCCCTACAGCGTCTCGAAGGCAGGGCTCAACGCCTTCACCCGAACCCTTTCCGCCCAGTATCCGGGGCTCCTGGTGAACAGTGTCGACCCCGGGTGGGTTCGGACGGACAACGGCGGCCCGGACGCCCCACGAAGTGTCTCCGACGGGGCGGCGACGGCGATCTGGCTGGCCCGGTTCGAACGCGGGCCGAGCGGCCGGTTCTGGCGTGACGAGCAGCAAATCGAGTGGTGATCGAAGCGACCGAGCAGTTCCCTACCGATGACTGAGACGAGCACCCCGAACGGACCCGAACGCAGTCGTACCGAAACGCTGGACACCGCGACGACCGACGGACTCCTCGTCGGGACGACCGAAGCCGTCTTTCGCGCAGCCTCACTCCCGGTCGAAGACCCCGATCGCCGTCTGGACTGTGGACTCGTCCACCGCCTCGAACAGTTGTCGGCGACGGAGGGAGTGCTGGCGGCCACCGAGACCGGCCTGTTCCGGACGCGAGACGGTGGGCGTACGTGGACGGATCTGGCCGTCCCGACGACACACGTCCACGCGGTGACCGAACAGGACGGATCGCTGTACGCCGGGACGTTACCCGCGGCGGTCTACCGATCGGACGACGGCGCGACGTGGACCGAGTGTCAGGGGTTCCAAGACATCCCAGGGCGCAGCGAGTGGCCGACCGACCCGAATCAAGACGAGGTTCGTGTCCACACGCTCGCGGCGCATCCGTCTGCCCCCGCGCGTCTCGTCGCCGGCGTCGAGGTCGCGGGACTGTATTCGTCGACGGATCACGGAGAGACCTGGGATCGGATATCAGGGCCGTTCCACGACGACGTTCATCAGGTGGTCATGACCACCCCCGAGACCTGGCTCCTCGCCGGCAGAGAGGGCGTCTACCGGACACAGGACGCGGGAGCATCGTGGACGAAACTGCCGCTCGGAGCACGCCAGTACGTCCGCCAACTGCTCGTCTGCGAGGAGCGCCTCTACGTGCCGGTCGCTCGCTCGGGGCCGCTGTGGGAGGGCGAAGCGGGTGCCGATGCGACCCTCTACGCGGTCGATCGGTCGACGGACCGGCTCACTCGGCTCTCCTATCCCGGCGCGCCGGTCGAGAAAATCCTCTCGTGGACGACAGTCGGGAACCGCGTCCTGGGCGGGACGACACACGGGACGCTGCTCGAACTCGCTCCAGAGGGCGCCCAGATCGTCGGCCGAGTCCCGGTCGCGGCGGATGCACACCTGGCCTACGGAGCGACCGCGCTCTGTTCGGTCTGAGCGCCAGTCGACAGTCGCAACGCCGCGAGCGCCTCGAAATCTCGGCTTATGTCGTCCAAAAGTACGTTCTTCGGTGACTGTGAGCTCGCCGAGGACGGGCGTGGCTCGCCCCCGGTGTTCCAGGGGATTCGCTAGTCGACCACGGGTTCGGCGGGCGCGTCGATGTCACGCTCTCGCGGAACGTGAGCCCCGCGAGGACCGTCCGTCGCTCGTGCTCGATTGCGGACGACCCGATACGCGACGCTCGCAACGCCGATCGTGAGGCCCACGACGAGGGCGGCCCGGACACCAGTTCCGTCAGGGAGGGCGGTAACCGGCTTTCGCCAGGGGACGGCTCGGCCGCGCTCCGTCTCGACGAGGTCCCCGAACTCGCTCGCGAACCGTTCGACCGCGTCCCAGTCCGTGTATTCGTAGTCGCGGGACGTGTCGGTGTCGCCGGTCGTCACCGCCGAGAGGAGCGTAAACAGCCACTTCACTGGGCGGCTGTACTCGGTGTACTTGACTGCGCCGGCGAAGTTGCCGACGCGGTCGGGCTGCCAGCCGGTGTCCTGGACGAAATCGTCGACCCACTCGAGCGCCCCTGCCCGGGCCGCCTCCGAGGGGGCAGCGGCGGCAAAAGAGAGCTGGAAGAAGCCCGAGGGGCGCGATTCGAGGGCCTCGCGGTGTGTCTCGACGAAGCTGACGACGCCCCGCTGGTGTCGGTTGTAGTTCACCGACGCCCCGACGAGGATCGCGTCGAACGAATCGACGGGATCTGCCGGCGGGTTCGAGACGTGTCTGGTGGTCACGGCGTGGCCGCGGGCCGAGAGCACGCCGTCGATGTGTCGCGCGACCGCAGCCGTCTGGCCGTGTCCGGTCCCGTAGACGATGAGGATCGATGGCAAGGGTGCGTGCACCTGCTTTGGAGTTCAGTCGCGCGGTGACCCGACTGGGGTCACCGGCACGAAGTAGTCGTAGGGCGAGTCGGGATTCCCCGGGTCGTACGCGTCGCCGTACCGTTCGAACTCGGGGCCGGGCCGACGCTCGTATGGCGAGTCGGGGAGCCACTCCTCGGTCACCCGGGCGTAATCCGCCTCCATCGAGGCCAGGGCGGTCTCGAACCGCGCGTACGTGCCGCCCGGGACCTCGACGACGACGAAGCTGTTCGGCACCGAACCGGGGCGTTCGGTCGCGACTCCGGCGACGTAGTCGAACACGCGCTGGTCCGGTTGGACGTTCGTCATCACGCCGAAAGTCTCGTCGTCGGCCCCGATGCGCTCGAACTCGTCCCAGCGCTCCGAGAGGGATTCCCAGACCCGGCCGAGAACCGACTGGTCCCCGGCGTAGTGCGTCTGGAGTCCGGCGACCGTCATCGGCTCCCGTTCGACGACGGTCGGCGTCTCTGTTCGGTTCACGACGTGACCTCCCGGAGCCACGACCGGGCAGACGGGTAGGGGTTATACGGTCGCATCGCTCTCCATCACGCCGAAGCGGTTACCCTCCGTATCGTGGCAGGAGGCCAACCGGCCAACGCCGGGGATCGTCTCGGCCTCGTCGGCGACTCGACCGCCGTGTTCGGCCACCGATTCGAGCACCCCGTCGATGTCGTCGACACCGATCGTGCAGGTGTATGTCGACGAGGCTCCGTCGTCTCCGGGAGCAGGCCCGTCGCGCCTGGCGAGGCCGCCGTCGATCCCGGGCTCGTCGCCCTCACCCGTAGAAATCATCCAGTAGTCAATCGGACCGTCCCATTTCTCGAACTCCCAGCCGAATACGTCGTGATAGAACGCGATCGCCCGGTCGGGATCGTCGGCCTCGATATCGAAGTGTACGACTCGTGCCATGGTTTCTCGTTCGCTCGTCCGGGGCGACGATTCGGGCGGTGATTAGTATACGTTCGTTAGCGATGCGAAAGGGACGCCCTCGCGGCTGGCGCTCTGGTAACACCCGCGTAGTGCCGTTGCTAACCGACACTTACCGACCACGGACGCGGTCTATGGCCACTTCGGGCGGACGGCTCGGGGGACGACGCGTCTTTCCTCGATCTCCTGAATATCGATGTCATCCGCTGTTGAACGCGGCGATGATGTCCACCAGATCACCCACCGAGAGGTCGCCGTGTCCTGGGAGGTCCTGTCCGGAGTTGAA from Haloarcula pelagica carries:
- a CDS encoding SDR family NAD(P)-dependent oxidoreductase, which encodes MMSSPDISLFETLAGQTALVTGSSRGIGAEITRQLAELGATVYASARTPSEIDVEADSTLELDVTDASEVETAVGTIEREAGELDILVNNAGIHGPAGPLETIGPEPIAETFGVNLAGPIRLVRNSLPLLTRAATPRVVNVASGSGQFAGEMEASHLPYSVSKAGLNAFTRTLSAQYPGLLVNSVDPGWVRTDNGGPDAPRSVSDGAATAIWLARFERGPSGRFWRDEQQIEW
- a CDS encoding WD40/YVTN/BNR-like repeat-containing protein, with protein sequence MTETSTPNGPERSRTETLDTATTDGLLVGTTEAVFRAASLPVEDPDRRLDCGLVHRLEQLSATEGVLAATETGLFRTRDGGRTWTDLAVPTTHVHAVTEQDGSLYAGTLPAAVYRSDDGATWTECQGFQDIPGRSEWPTDPNQDEVRVHTLAAHPSAPARLVAGVEVAGLYSSTDHGETWDRISGPFHDDVHQVVMTTPETWLLAGREGVYRTQDAGASWTKLPLGARQYVRQLLVCEERLYVPVARSGPLWEGEAGADATLYAVDRSTDRLTRLSYPGAPVEKILSWTTVGNRVLGGTTHGTLLELAPEGAQIVGRVPVAADAHLAYGATALCSV
- a CDS encoding flavodoxin domain-containing protein translates to MPSILIVYGTGHGQTAAVARHIDGVLSARGHAVTTRHVSNPPADPVDSFDAILVGASVNYNRHQRGVVSFVETHREALESRPSGFFQLSFAAAAPSEAARAGALEWVDDFVQDTGWQPDRVGNFAGAVKYTEYSRPVKWLFTLLSAVTTGDTDTSRDYEYTDWDAVERFASEFGDLVETERGRAVPWRKPVTALPDGTGVRAALVVGLTIGVASVAYRVVRNRARATDGPRGAHVPRERDIDAPAEPVVD
- a CDS encoding GyrI-like domain-containing protein codes for the protein MNRTETPTVVEREPMTVAGLQTHYAGDQSVLGRVWESLSERWDEFERIGADDETFGVMTNVQPDQRVFDYVAGVATERPGSVPNSFVVVEVPGGTYARFETALASMEADYARVTEEWLPDSPYERRPGPEFERYGDAYDPGNPDSPYDYFVPVTPVGSPRD
- a CDS encoding VOC family protein, with the protein product MARVVHFDIEADDPDRAIAFYHDVFGWEFEKWDGPIDYWMISTGEGDEPGIDGGLARRDGPAPGDDGASSTYTCTIGVDDIDGVLESVAEHGGRVADEAETIPGVGRLASCHDTEGNRFGVMESDATV